The following proteins come from a genomic window of Pelagicoccus albus:
- a CDS encoding glycoside hydrolase family 88 protein — protein sequence MKSHTCKTLLGLSLLLPCFAYGALESKESIASATLSNPSDFERPDQVVSFDLYDLGLREFDQRADFLIAKSNGVDVPSQTVDDDGDGMPDRFLALLDFEAAQSKPLEILVDPVAARATAFPKRTQAEISHKVGGQWNGRVYEGGEWANVQSLTPPASHTDHSFYIRYEGPGIESDLVGYRVYLDWRNGFDIFSKARHEIALHKVGLDGFDSYHELEEWGMDTLKVGPSLGMGSYGFWDGEKAIRVSDVDGWDASILQNGSIFSSFKIKYKGWEVDDRKFDLDATLSMQAGSRLVKVDLQASEPIGKTAIGLVKHEGTEFIQGDLNVSSFGALSYIATWGEQSLNKDQLGMVLIFTKGRMEKITEDEHNHIVVLKNSDQQSYYFGSVWESEPDGIKTKEDFVAYLENRLEQLDLPIRQEVVTSLDQANKASPISAETALSYSVLMAESEKARLGNTLAADLSNPQMPSGRLGYTTGLLMQAIDDIASAADRADLASYAQHVVESHILEDGTMIGYNQESYNIDNINAGKYLLRLWERSEEPKLQKAVDQLRTQLVDHPRTSEGAFWHKQIYPNQVWLDGVYMGMPFLAHYSELFEKGKSTKEAVHEFEIARKHMRDSKTGLYYHGWDESREQEWANKSTGLSPEFWARGYGWYTMAMVDILDFVPESEKKLRKSMIDMIAEVADSLVASQDPETGVWYQVMDKPDAAGNYTESSASSMFVYFLSKAMNKGYLSEDYKEAALKGYQGLIDEFITFHADGAISLKDVCKVAGLGYGRDGSFRYYMTEQIVDNGPHGTAPFIMAGIQVSELLAE from the coding sequence ATGAAATCACACACGTGTAAGACCTTACTGGGCTTAAGCCTTCTGCTTCCTTGCTTCGCTTATGGAGCCTTGGAAAGCAAAGAATCGATCGCCTCAGCCACCCTTTCAAACCCTAGCGATTTCGAACGCCCCGACCAAGTCGTATCATTCGACCTCTACGATCTCGGCCTACGCGAATTCGACCAACGAGCCGACTTCCTGATCGCCAAGTCTAATGGCGTCGACGTGCCGAGCCAGACGGTGGACGACGACGGAGATGGCATGCCCGACCGATTCCTCGCCTTGCTCGACTTCGAGGCAGCCCAGAGCAAACCGCTTGAAATTCTCGTCGATCCAGTCGCTGCTCGCGCCACCGCCTTTCCCAAACGGACCCAGGCGGAAATCTCGCACAAGGTAGGTGGCCAGTGGAACGGACGCGTCTACGAAGGTGGCGAATGGGCAAACGTCCAGAGCCTCACACCCCCAGCATCGCACACCGACCACTCTTTCTACATTCGTTACGAAGGCCCAGGGATCGAATCAGACCTCGTCGGATACCGCGTCTATCTCGACTGGCGAAATGGCTTCGATATCTTTAGCAAAGCTCGCCATGAGATCGCTTTGCACAAAGTCGGCCTCGATGGATTTGACTCTTATCACGAACTCGAAGAATGGGGCATGGATACCTTGAAGGTTGGCCCTTCTTTAGGAATGGGCAGCTACGGCTTTTGGGATGGAGAAAAGGCGATTCGCGTTTCCGATGTCGATGGCTGGGACGCCAGTATTCTGCAGAACGGATCCATCTTTTCGTCCTTCAAAATCAAATACAAAGGCTGGGAAGTGGATGATCGAAAGTTCGATCTGGACGCGACCCTATCCATGCAAGCGGGCAGCCGGCTGGTGAAGGTAGACTTGCAAGCCTCAGAACCGATCGGAAAAACAGCCATCGGCTTGGTCAAACACGAGGGCACTGAATTTATCCAAGGCGACCTAAACGTTTCTTCATTCGGAGCCCTTTCGTATATCGCCACTTGGGGCGAGCAAAGCCTCAATAAAGACCAGCTGGGTATGGTGCTAATCTTCACCAAGGGCCGCATGGAAAAAATCACCGAAGACGAGCACAACCACATCGTCGTCCTGAAGAATAGCGACCAGCAGTCTTACTACTTTGGCTCCGTTTGGGAATCGGAACCTGACGGAATTAAAACCAAGGAGGACTTCGTTGCCTACCTCGAGAACCGCCTCGAGCAGCTCGACCTGCCAATTCGACAAGAGGTGGTTACCTCCCTGGACCAAGCCAACAAAGCCTCGCCGATTTCCGCCGAGACTGCCCTTTCCTATAGCGTGCTGATGGCGGAATCAGAGAAAGCCCGCCTTGGAAACACCCTGGCCGCCGACCTTTCTAACCCGCAAATGCCAAGCGGAAGACTGGGCTACACAACCGGCCTTCTCATGCAAGCAATAGACGACATCGCAAGCGCAGCCGATCGAGCGGACCTTGCGTCCTACGCTCAACACGTAGTGGAATCACACATACTCGAAGATGGTACCATGATCGGCTACAATCAAGAGTCGTACAACATCGACAACATAAACGCGGGCAAGTACTTGCTTCGACTTTGGGAACGCTCCGAGGAGCCCAAGCTGCAAAAGGCGGTCGATCAACTCCGAACTCAGCTCGTAGATCACCCCCGCACCTCAGAAGGAGCCTTTTGGCACAAGCAAATCTATCCCAACCAAGTATGGCTCGACGGAGTCTACATGGGCATGCCCTTCCTCGCCCACTACAGCGAACTATTCGAAAAAGGGAAATCCACCAAGGAAGCAGTTCATGAATTCGAAATCGCCCGCAAGCACATGCGAGATTCAAAGACGGGTCTCTACTACCATGGCTGGGACGAGTCTCGCGAACAGGAATGGGCGAATAAGAGCACTGGACTCTCACCCGAATTCTGGGCAAGAGGCTACGGATGGTACACCATGGCCATGGTCGACATACTCGATTTCGTGCCGGAATCAGAGAAGAAGCTTCGCAAGTCAATGATCGACATGATCGCAGAAGTGGCCGACTCGCTTGTCGCCTCTCAAGACCCAGAAACAGGGGTTTGGTACCAAGTCATGGACAAGCCGGACGCGGCAGGAAACTACACGGAGTCATCAGCCAGCTCTATGTTCGTTTACTTCCTCTCCAAGGCCATGAACAAAGGGTATCTGTCCGAAGACTACAAAGAGGCCGCCCTGAAAGGCTACCAAGGCTTAATCGATGAGTTCATCACCTTCCACGCCGACGGTGCGATCAGTCTGAAGGACGTGTGCAAGGTAGCTGGGCTCGGTTACGGTAGAGACGGCAGTTTCCGCTACTACATGACCGAGCAGATCGTAGACAACGGTCCGCATGGCACCGCCCCCTTCATAATGGCAGGCATCCAAGTTAGCGAACTCCTCGCCGAATAA
- a CDS encoding glycoside hydrolase family 28 protein, producing MPLPVKHVSAALIALACSITLQTSNAAPDSGTIGWNDLPEILAQIVPPTFPDRSVSVVDFGAVADNSTDLKPAIDAAIEKIVELGGGKVIVPSGTYFIAGPIHLRSNVNLHLEKGAVINFSVKPEDYEPLVFTRFEGTEVMNYSPLIYAFEQENIAITGQGLFHGQASRDDWWTWSDGARPNIERARQMGEDGTPVEQRIFGDHTGLRPVFVQPYRCRNVLIEGVSFRDSPMWFVNPVLCENVTVRGITVQGLGPNNDGCNPESSRNVLIEDCYFDTGDDCIAIKAGRDGDGRRVGVPSENIIIRNCKMLEGHGGVVIGSEMSGGVRNVFAEDCVMDSPHLERALRIKSNSFRGGFVENVHFRNVKVSEVADAIFRINMFYGRQRGEFPPPVRNVSMENVYCGKAPRAFYFHGLENHPITDVTVVDCVFENVEKPSVLTGIQNLKLSSVQINGMPKSR from the coding sequence ATGCCCCTACCTGTTAAGCACGTCAGCGCTGCGCTTATCGCCCTAGCCTGCTCGATAACGCTGCAAACTTCTAACGCCGCACCGGACTCCGGCACCATCGGTTGGAACGACCTTCCGGAGATTCTCGCCCAAATCGTGCCTCCGACTTTTCCAGATAGAAGTGTGAGCGTGGTCGATTTTGGAGCGGTCGCGGACAACTCGACCGACCTGAAACCAGCCATCGATGCGGCTATCGAAAAAATAGTGGAATTGGGAGGCGGCAAAGTGATCGTCCCTTCTGGAACCTATTTCATCGCAGGCCCAATCCATTTGCGGAGCAATGTGAATCTCCACCTGGAAAAGGGAGCTGTCATCAACTTTAGCGTCAAACCCGAGGACTACGAACCACTAGTTTTCACTCGATTCGAAGGAACCGAGGTAATGAACTACTCGCCTCTCATCTACGCCTTCGAGCAGGAAAACATAGCCATCACCGGGCAAGGACTTTTCCACGGGCAAGCCAGCAGAGATGACTGGTGGACCTGGTCAGACGGAGCCCGACCCAATATAGAAAGAGCACGACAGATGGGAGAGGACGGCACTCCCGTTGAGCAGAGGATTTTTGGAGACCACACAGGCTTGCGGCCTGTATTCGTCCAGCCATACCGCTGCCGTAATGTGTTGATCGAAGGAGTGAGTTTTCGCGATTCGCCTATGTGGTTCGTTAATCCGGTGCTGTGCGAAAATGTCACCGTTCGCGGAATCACCGTACAAGGGCTCGGCCCCAACAACGATGGCTGCAATCCGGAATCGAGCCGGAATGTGCTGATCGAGGATTGCTACTTCGATACGGGCGACGATTGTATCGCCATCAAGGCTGGTCGCGATGGTGACGGTCGCCGCGTGGGAGTCCCCTCAGAGAACATCATAATCCGAAACTGCAAGATGCTGGAAGGCCACGGGGGCGTAGTCATCGGCAGCGAGATGTCAGGAGGCGTTCGCAACGTATTCGCGGAAGATTGCGTGATGGATAGCCCTCATCTGGAAAGAGCCCTGCGGATCAAGTCGAACTCCTTCCGTGGAGGATTCGTGGAAAACGTACACTTCCGCAACGTCAAGGTAAGCGAAGTGGCAGATGCGATCTTTCGCATAAACATGTTCTACGGCCGCCAGCGAGGCGAGTTCCCGCCGCCGGTACGCAACGTCTCCATGGAAAATGTCTACTGCGGCAAGGCTCCCCGGGCCTTCTATTTTCACGGACTGGAAAACCATCCTATCACAGACGTAACAGTAGTGGACTGCGTTTTCGAAAACGTCGAGAAACCAAGCGTCCTTACCGGTATCCAGAATCTGAAACTTTCCTCGGTTCAGATCAACGGGATGCCAAAAAGTCGATAG
- a CDS encoding alpha-ketoglutarate-dependent dioxygenase AlkB family protein — protein sequence MDTQFQLSLESESSKPVLPISILPADGEALYHGCIFSNDVSEKWLSYLLNEIPWKRDVVVMYGKTIETSRKVAWFGDRAFDYRYSGRVRTALVWTDRLRELKRIVEENTGESFNSCLLNLYADGDQGMSWHSDDEKELEESSAIASLSFGAERRFDFRRKSDKLKVSVQLGHGSLLVMKGETQKYWQHQIPKTKKVHSARVNLTFRKMREV from the coding sequence ATGGATACGCAGTTCCAGTTGAGTTTAGAGTCCGAGTCTTCGAAGCCCGTCTTGCCAATCTCCATCTTACCTGCGGATGGAGAGGCTCTTTATCATGGCTGTATCTTTTCTAACGATGTGTCGGAAAAATGGCTGAGCTACCTTTTGAATGAAATTCCATGGAAGCGGGATGTGGTGGTGATGTATGGCAAGACAATTGAGACGTCTCGAAAGGTCGCATGGTTTGGCGATCGCGCTTTCGACTATCGATATTCTGGCCGAGTTCGGACAGCCCTTGTCTGGACGGATCGCCTGCGTGAATTAAAGCGGATTGTTGAAGAAAACACGGGGGAGTCGTTTAATTCCTGTTTGCTGAATCTGTACGCAGATGGGGATCAAGGCATGTCTTGGCACAGCGATGACGAAAAGGAGCTGGAAGAGAGCTCGGCAATTGCATCGCTTAGCTTTGGCGCAGAGCGACGTTTTGATTTTCGACGTAAGAGCGATAAGCTGAAGGTATCCGTTCAGCTGGGACATGGCAGCCTCTTGGTTATGAAGGGAGAGACGCAAAAGTATTGGCAGCACCAGATACCCAAAACAAAAAAGGTTCATTCCGCTCGCGTGAATTTAACTTTCCGAAAAATGCGGGAAGTATAG
- a CDS encoding S41 family peptidase encodes MKTLPLIFIALSLALISLRGEMLPVSNSLLSQIEGTWEAKGYGTILSVSSGQLREFHQTDMGCIEMPDSTQQSLRAQYAYFDIVDQNTFFAAPTAFGNRWQFSRISSANNCGPTSSTNALQTFDFFDAYMQAHFAFFEEHGMDWESRSAATRATLRSNSSDQQLYQAMNNLLLELGDPHTGLYAILNDQLVHRLAMFPRHLTPLIQQQYPNSSKTDDELFLDWIISRYSNLEATMEQKGSTIETTPFYWTSFGEIGYLHIGSMAGFSLSGEIPDEIAGLDRALDRALTDLSDSKALIIDLSLNLGGYEWISQRIARRFAAEPVLSHRKTLPSAPEVPALDYVIEPSDRISYHGPLYLLTSDITISAGEDLTLSLRALPQTRHYGMRTYGALSNILSKPLPNGWGLTISNEVYSDFEGRVWEVQGIPPHYEIDLYSEGIQGSHYELAKSIAELVEENLAIGPLLTAISANPFTLSVEEAEPGSTLTLLHSRDLQSWETETSWRYEGPTVLPLSLQATDSPHFYRLMQN; translated from the coding sequence ATGAAAACGCTGCCGCTTATATTCATCGCTCTATCCTTAGCGCTCATTTCTCTCCGTGGAGAGATGCTTCCTGTATCCAACTCCCTGCTGTCGCAAATCGAAGGCACTTGGGAAGCCAAGGGCTACGGCACCATTCTCAGCGTATCGTCAGGCCAACTACGAGAGTTTCATCAAACCGATATGGGCTGCATCGAGATGCCTGATTCGACCCAGCAAAGCCTGCGAGCCCAGTACGCCTATTTCGACATAGTGGACCAGAATACCTTTTTCGCTGCCCCCACTGCCTTCGGAAATCGGTGGCAATTCTCACGAATTTCGTCCGCAAATAATTGCGGTCCCACCTCTTCCACCAACGCCCTGCAAACCTTCGATTTCTTCGACGCCTACATGCAAGCTCATTTCGCCTTTTTCGAAGAACACGGCATGGACTGGGAATCGCGTTCGGCCGCCACGAGAGCCACCCTCCGTTCCAACTCCAGCGATCAACAGCTCTATCAAGCGATGAATAATCTCCTACTGGAACTTGGCGATCCGCACACTGGACTGTACGCCATTTTGAATGATCAGCTCGTGCATCGTCTCGCTATGTTTCCTAGGCACCTCACCCCACTGATTCAGCAACAATATCCGAACTCCTCAAAGACTGACGACGAGCTATTCCTAGACTGGATAATTAGTCGGTATTCAAATCTTGAAGCCACCATGGAGCAAAAGGGATCTACCATAGAAACCACTCCCTTCTATTGGACGAGCTTCGGAGAAATCGGATACCTCCACATCGGCTCTATGGCGGGATTTAGCCTAAGCGGCGAAATTCCAGACGAGATCGCCGGGCTTGATCGGGCCTTGGACCGAGCCTTAACCGACTTGTCCGATTCCAAAGCCTTAATAATAGACCTCAGCCTGAACCTCGGAGGCTACGAATGGATCTCGCAAAGGATCGCCCGCCGATTCGCGGCAGAGCCCGTCCTTTCCCATCGCAAAACCTTGCCCTCTGCTCCAGAAGTGCCGGCCCTGGACTATGTAATCGAGCCAAGCGACCGGATCTCCTACCACGGGCCGCTCTACTTGTTGACCAGCGACATCACCATAAGCGCCGGAGAAGATCTGACCCTTTCGCTGAGGGCATTACCACAAACCCGCCACTACGGGATGCGGACCTACGGTGCCCTTTCGAATATTCTCTCCAAGCCCTTGCCAAATGGCTGGGGGCTGACGATTTCCAACGAGGTCTACAGCGACTTCGAAGGGCGAGTCTGGGAAGTACAGGGCATTCCCCCTCACTACGAAATCGATCTCTACTCAGAGGGCATCCAAGGGTCTCACTACGAGCTGGCCAAGTCGATCGCCGAGCTCGTGGAGGAAAACCTAGCCATCGGTCCCCTACTCACCGCCATTTCCGCAAATCCATTCACCCTCTCCGTTGAAGAGGCTGAACCGGGAAGCACCTTAACCCTGCTGCACTCTCGAGACCTACAATCTTGGGAAACCGAAACCAGCTGGAGATACGAGGGACCAACTGTGCTGCCACTCTCACTACAGGCAACTGATTCACCGCACTTCTACCGTCTGATGCAAAACTGA
- a CDS encoding rhamnogalacturonidase: MTIRSNYSASLVFLALLTSNNLFGNVFNVQDFGAKGDGVILDSPAINQAIEAASDAGGGEVILPAGDYLSYTIRLKSDIILKLGAGCTLIAADPSGYDAPEAIEWNEYQDFGHSHFRNSLIWGENLQNVTITGPGLIYGRGLSRGNGPIASPLGSPPPAAIDGLLPDVLVADGEFEIPSRPDIVPGPFNHPNERDTLADGVANKAIALKSCRNVTLKDFSMLHGGHFAIIATEVNNLTIDNLLIDTNRDGMDIDACSNVKISNCSVNSPWDDAICLKSSHALGEARLTENVSITNCFVSGYDEGTLLDGTRKTTWKTRGGPHGRIKLGTESGGGFRNISISNCVFYHCRGLALEQVDGGILEDIVISNVTMREVQNAPLFIRLGARLRNPEATGPGNVARISINNLTAWDIAPEHGIIIAGLPGHRIKDVSLSNIQLHYQGGGTLEQAARDVPEMARDYPDPYNFGTMPSWGMFARNVENLSLSSVQFHVEEEDNRPCLFLEDVVDSRIFNTSIFNPSQLPQTKLTAVENLETRSVTGLEDGKLNAY; the protein is encoded by the coding sequence ATGACTATTCGTTCGAATTACAGTGCCTCTCTGGTTTTTCTAGCCCTCCTCACAAGCAACAATCTCTTCGGGAACGTATTCAACGTACAAGATTTCGGTGCGAAAGGAGATGGGGTCATCTTAGACTCCCCGGCGATCAACCAAGCAATCGAGGCTGCTAGCGACGCCGGAGGCGGCGAGGTTATCCTGCCAGCGGGAGACTACTTGTCGTATACCATTCGCCTTAAAAGCGATATCATCCTAAAACTCGGAGCGGGATGTACGCTTATAGCCGCGGACCCTAGCGGCTATGACGCTCCGGAAGCGATTGAGTGGAACGAGTATCAGGATTTTGGGCACTCACATTTTCGAAACTCTCTGATTTGGGGAGAGAACCTGCAAAACGTCACCATCACCGGACCGGGCCTAATTTACGGACGCGGACTGAGTCGCGGAAACGGACCCATCGCCTCCCCTCTAGGATCGCCTCCACCGGCAGCGATAGATGGACTTCTTCCCGATGTTCTCGTTGCAGACGGCGAATTCGAAATACCGAGCCGCCCCGATATAGTCCCAGGACCATTCAACCACCCGAACGAACGAGACACGCTGGCCGACGGCGTCGCCAACAAAGCCATCGCCCTAAAAAGTTGCCGCAACGTCACGCTGAAGGATTTTTCCATGCTGCATGGAGGGCACTTCGCGATAATTGCGACCGAGGTCAATAACCTGACCATCGACAACCTGCTGATCGACACCAATCGGGACGGGATGGATATCGACGCCTGCAGCAACGTCAAAATATCCAACTGCTCAGTCAACTCGCCTTGGGACGATGCTATCTGTCTCAAATCATCCCATGCCTTGGGCGAAGCACGCCTGACCGAAAACGTGAGTATCACAAACTGTTTCGTAAGCGGCTACGATGAAGGCACCCTGCTGGACGGAACCCGCAAAACGACTTGGAAAACGCGGGGTGGTCCACACGGCCGTATCAAGCTCGGCACCGAATCAGGCGGCGGATTCCGCAACATCAGCATTTCAAACTGCGTTTTCTACCACTGTCGAGGGCTCGCGTTGGAACAGGTCGACGGCGGTATACTGGAAGACATCGTTATCTCGAACGTAACAATGAGAGAAGTTCAAAATGCTCCCCTTTTCATCCGCCTCGGAGCGCGACTTCGAAATCCGGAGGCTACTGGTCCGGGCAACGTGGCCAGAATCTCCATCAACAATCTCACCGCTTGGGATATAGCTCCAGAACATGGGATCATTATAGCGGGCTTACCCGGACACCGAATCAAGGACGTATCCCTTTCGAACATACAACTGCACTACCAAGGAGGTGGCACATTAGAACAAGCCGCCCGAGACGTCCCCGAAATGGCTCGCGACTACCCGGATCCTTATAATTTCGGAACCATGCCCTCATGGGGCATGTTCGCTCGAAATGTCGAAAACTTGAGCCTTTCCTCCGTCCAGTTCCATGTGGAGGAAGAAGACAATCGCCCCTGCCTCTTCCTCGAAGACGTGGTCGATTCCCGAATCTTCAATACAAGCATCTTCAATCCGTCTCAGCTGCCGCAAACCAAGCTCACCGCTGTGGAAAACTTGGAGACTCGATCCGTCACTGGACTCGAAGATGGCAAGCTAAACGCTTACTAA
- a CDS encoding DUF3857 domain-containing protein: protein MKISRRQLRWLFISVSVLFVLAGSEASRIRPNTKKVPDWVLTHLDKGKDVDGGEAGYVILYDSREIEVDKNGKATVVTRQILRVTGLEGRGEARSGAYYTTDTDKVVSLKSWLLQKNGKVIEYDKNDTVDSIRLSSGSIASSGRFKIINAELDARIGDVFAWETVTQEAGILLAWRWFFESTGPNLFSTIRVHVPEGWKVNPYFLNMDAFEPRREGDALRWSTRNQDAILEEDWAPALSGKFLEINVHPPEGSPLEDRLISVSSWKELAAYYTREYDKLAGSPEELDEFVAQHTSGQSSRIDRIRRLAALAQEVNYVNISLNLGRGGGWFPRSASVVCESNYGDCKDKSNMLCHLLKAAGIKAYPVIVNAYLRSPVEESWPSGSQFNHCISAIEMPDGFEGGAILDHPDLGRLLIFDPTDEITSFGDLSSRMQGSGALLLAGEQGGYVELPIVAPELGVCKRDIEAEILPNGGLVAKMKESSVGQSARKFRVLTRYTEGQSEISQSVKTRLSRSLPAPKMSPPQIVDDLDGNSFTMEVDFGAAQYGKTMGGALILFKPALVDRQSGVPFEVEEERIYDLIPEPMHFEETVKIYLPNGYRVAEYVDQESFVEEFGEYSNSITLEKDYLLYHRSLRIGRARVPVEHFEDAKAFYESVTKADQATVVLEKI, encoded by the coding sequence ATGAAAATCTCTAGGCGGCAGCTTCGCTGGCTCTTCATTAGCGTATCCGTTCTTTTTGTTTTGGCGGGAAGCGAGGCATCACGCATACGTCCCAATACGAAAAAGGTACCCGATTGGGTGCTGACCCACCTTGATAAGGGAAAGGATGTAGACGGCGGAGAAGCCGGTTATGTGATTCTATACGACTCTCGTGAAATCGAAGTAGATAAGAATGGGAAGGCGACTGTGGTCACACGTCAGATCTTGCGAGTCACGGGCTTGGAGGGGCGGGGAGAGGCTCGTAGCGGAGCCTATTATACGACCGACACGGACAAGGTCGTTTCTTTGAAGTCATGGCTGCTGCAAAAGAATGGGAAAGTTATCGAGTATGACAAAAACGATACGGTGGATTCCATTCGGCTAAGTTCCGGCAGTATTGCCTCGTCTGGACGATTCAAGATAATCAATGCGGAGCTGGACGCTCGTATAGGCGATGTTTTCGCTTGGGAGACCGTTACTCAAGAAGCAGGGATCCTCCTCGCTTGGCGGTGGTTTTTTGAGTCCACTGGACCCAATCTTTTCTCAACTATCAGGGTACACGTTCCGGAAGGGTGGAAGGTGAATCCCTATTTCTTAAACATGGATGCCTTCGAACCGCGCCGTGAAGGCGATGCCTTGCGCTGGAGCACTCGTAATCAAGATGCGATTCTCGAAGAGGATTGGGCTCCGGCTTTGTCTGGTAAGTTTTTGGAGATCAATGTTCATCCACCGGAGGGCAGCCCCTTAGAGGACAGGCTTATAAGTGTCTCCTCTTGGAAAGAACTAGCGGCGTATTATACTCGCGAATACGATAAACTAGCTGGATCTCCCGAAGAGCTCGATGAGTTTGTTGCCCAACATACTTCCGGACAATCGAGTCGAATCGATCGGATTCGGCGATTGGCTGCCTTGGCCCAGGAGGTTAATTACGTAAACATCAGTCTAAATCTAGGCCGTGGGGGAGGTTGGTTTCCGAGGTCTGCTTCCGTGGTATGCGAAAGCAACTACGGTGACTGTAAGGATAAGAGCAATATGCTTTGCCATTTGCTGAAAGCAGCGGGAATCAAGGCGTATCCGGTAATTGTGAACGCGTATCTACGGAGTCCAGTAGAGGAAAGCTGGCCCAGCGGTTCACAGTTCAACCACTGTATCTCCGCTATCGAAATGCCGGACGGTTTTGAGGGGGGAGCTATATTGGATCATCCCGATTTGGGTCGGCTTCTTATCTTCGATCCTACCGATGAGATTACTTCTTTCGGAGACCTGAGTTCTCGCATGCAGGGTAGCGGAGCCTTGTTGCTGGCAGGAGAGCAAGGCGGTTATGTAGAGCTGCCGATCGTCGCTCCCGAGCTCGGTGTCTGTAAGCGAGACATCGAAGCAGAGATCCTTCCCAACGGAGGATTGGTTGCCAAGATGAAGGAAAGTTCGGTTGGCCAGTCCGCGAGAAAATTTCGTGTTTTGACTCGCTACACCGAAGGTCAAAGCGAGATATCGCAATCCGTTAAAACGCGCTTATCAAGATCTCTGCCTGCTCCGAAAATGTCTCCCCCGCAGATCGTTGACGACCTGGATGGGAATTCGTTTACCATGGAAGTCGATTTCGGTGCGGCTCAGTATGGCAAGACGATGGGTGGTGCTTTGATACTGTTTAAACCGGCTCTCGTCGATAGGCAGTCTGGGGTACCTTTCGAGGTCGAAGAGGAGCGTATCTACGATTTGATCCCTGAGCCCATGCATTTTGAAGAGACGGTTAAAATTTATCTACCGAATGGGTATCGCGTAGCTGAATACGTCGATCAAGAAAGTTTCGTCGAAGAGTTTGGTGAGTATTCTAATTCCATCACTTTGGAGAAGGATTATTTGTTATACCACAGAAGTCTCCGTATTGGCCGAGCCCGTGTCCCAGTGGAGCATTTCGAGGATGCAAAAGCCTTCTACGAAAGTGTGACCAAAGCAGATCAAGCAACTGTCGTTTTGGAGAAGATCTAA